GCCCTCTAAACCCGCCGGCGCCGCCCTAAGCCCCTCGCCCTCGCCGTTCTCCGAGTGGGCTCGTCCTCTGCCCCGGTTCTACTCCTCCGAGAACGGCTCGTCCGGCGAGACCCCCCCAACCGACGCTCCCGAGGCGGGTCCGGACAACCCGCCGGAGGCGAAGGAGGTCGCCGTCGATGCCGCGGCTCAGAAGAAAGAGGCCGCTCTTGTCGATGTCAAGAACGTCAGCAATAAAGGTGAGATCTTGGGGCCTGCTTTCGATTCAATTTGTGGGATTCCCATTGGATCTTCGGGCTATACTTTCGTTCAATCGGGCCTGCTAAAGGTCGCTTATAGCGTTCCGCGCATCGTTGGAAATCGGATTTGGTCGTAGCTAAAATGTCCTGGAAGAATGTAGCTTTGTCATTACATATGCTGTTGTTCCTGATTCGGATTGCGTTCTGGCTATTTGTTAAGATTCGATGCTCCGCAATGTTCCGTATTTCTGATCCCGTAGCCTTGTGGGTCATCGCCTTTTGAATGAATTCTGCAAGTTGCTCTGTTGGAGCGGTGGTTTACCAGTTATTCCTTATCTCAttcttttgtttaatgtttAGAGCTAAAGATGAGCATAGAGAAGTACTTCAAAGGAGATGAAGAGGCCCTGCCGTCCATCCTGGAAGCAATTTTGCATAGGAAGTTGGCGGGGAAGCACGCAGAGACGGATGACGAGTTGACGGAGGAACTCCGGATGCAGCCTATTGATGATGTTAAGGACACCGAGTTTGAATCCGATTTCGAAGATCTTTACCAGACAGATGAGGAAGTTGAGAACCTGTACAATGCGAGAGACATTGTGATGAATAGAATGATGCAAGATGAGTACTTCAATATGGATGACAAGAAGTGGGACGACATGATTGAGGAGGCGGTCAGGCATGGTTACTTGAGGGACACCAAGGAGTGTGAGGAGGTTTTAGAGGACATGCTTTCTTGGGATAAGCTTCTTCCAGGTTTGTTTCTGTTCTTCGGTTCCGAAATGCTTGACATTGTGTGAAAAAAGTCAAAGCAGACGCAGGCATAACTCTAACTGAATGGGTCGCTAGATTAACAGTTCAGTGCAAGCCAGAGTGAAAAATAAGTACAATGTtaatatgcatgatattttttacttttggctTGGAGTTAACTGGATCAGAATTTTTTCATGCAtactcttatttttctttgaaaaggaGACATGCCTTTTAGTTGTTCTCAAGACTCCCTGCTACATGGATGGCACTCTCCTTAGTGTTACACTAAGGTCATGAATGTGGTGATGGAATTATGATCTTTGGAgcctcatttatttttttcttgcctTCGTAGTTCATTTCAAGTTGGTTATGTGATTCTCCTATTTATAGTCTATTGCACTTCTGATATATTTTAAGTTGCAGCTGTCTTGCTGGATTTCTTTCTCAATGAAATGCTTTTGCAGATGAGATGaagaaagaagtagaagaaaagTTCAATGAGTTGGGAGATATGTGTGAGAGAGGCGAGCTTCAACCTGAAGAAGCTTTCGAACAATTTAAGAAGTTTGAAGATGAGATGGTGATGAAATATGCAAAGATGATGGAAAAGGAAGTCCCACAGTTTGATGAGACTGCTGTACCAGAtaagaaaaaagatttggaTGACCCACCAGGTGAGGGACCAATACTTCGTTGGCAAACCCGTGTAGTGTTTGCTCCCGGTGGTGATGCGTGGCATCCGAAGAATAGGAAGGTGAAAATGGCTGTGACTGTTAGAGAGCTTGGTCTTTCAAAATATCAGTTCCGGCGGCTGAGAGAACTTGTTGGAAAGCGGTATAATCCAGGGAAAGATGAGCTCATGATCACCAGTGAAAGGTAATGTTAAGTAAGAAAAGATATGTTTAATTGTGTGGTTAATATACATACCATGGCCATTAACTATCAAGAAATGTTGCTTTCCTTATATGGAGACGAATGTTCTCTTACTATATTTTGGGAGATGGCTCTATGTTTCCGCATATTGCTTCTTTTGTTAAGGACTATCAGCTAGACCAATGTCAGTCTCTTGTGGAGTTATGACATAATCATGTTCGCACGGACTTGCATCTCATTGTTTAACTAATTTAAATGCGTAAATTTGTGTAGTTGCACCTTTTTCAGGACCTGGGCAACTTGCATAATCCTTTGCTGATCTAAATGTTCTTTTCTTGCCATTGCAGGTTTGAGCacagagaagaaaatagaaaggattGCCTTCGGACTTTGTTATCTCTCATTGAGGAGGCTGGTAAAGCTAATAAGCTGGTGGATGACGCCCGAGCTTCATATGTCAAGGACAGACTAAGAGCAAACCCTGCGTTCATGGAAAGGCTACGTGCCAAGACAGAAAAGATGAGGGCTTCAAGTACTGTGGCAGTGTGATATTTTGATCCACATTGGCTATTTTAACCTATTTTAAATGGCCATTGGTCAATgaaattccttgaaaagaaccGGTCTTCTAATTCTTTTCAGTTTAGAGATAATTTTGTTAATAATCTGGCTTAATGTCTCTGAAGTTGCTGGAGAAGCCACTCGGACGGTTTAGCTGCTGGTTGACTACTTTCTGACAAGTTGATTGCAGCTTCCAGATGCAAGCTTCAATTCGATCCTCCTTCTGGTAGATTTTGGGTGTAATTTCGCCCGGCTGTTGGCGGGCAGTTTGACAGCTATAGGCATTCTAAATGAGATTGTGAAGAGCCTCTTTAGATTGTGGACAATTCATATGTGCAATGTTCGCAATGTTCTTTGTAAAATAATCAGTGAATTTAGAGACTCAGCTTTGCCCATTGTGGTCTGAATTATGCTGAACTGCATATGAAAGAATCGGATTGACCAATGGAGACCATCCAAGAGGCTGGTCCAcgttgcttcttttttcttaattactGTTCTCAAGTgaactttttattcatttattatacTTTCCGTttcatcaaatttgatttttacttaGCTGTAACAAATTTTGCAGACACCCTTTACCCACATATTTATATGCCTAGTTACTTTACaactaaaagaaattaattcttCCTGTTGGGTCCGAAGCTTCTGGCGCCATCGGACCATTATGTCCTTGTGGTCGTATGAGCATGAATCTatctggttttcttttctttgactgGCCCTCTGGGAATCTTGTTTAGAAAATGCGCATCAAACCTTCTGTAAAGCCTCCTTATCTCCCTTGCCATCCTGCCCACCAGCATGTCAACTTCTTCCTCGAACCGGTCGTACAGGAAGGGCAACGTCTCCATGCAGAAAAGCCCTGATATCGACATCAACCGAGCCGTATCGGCAACCGTTAGCACAAGATCTCAAATTCACCGGCAGATGAGATAGATCTTACCCAAATAGAGGAGGTTCAAGAAACTGAAGCAGCTTCCGATCACGGACAACACGTAGAGAACGGTAATTGCCTGAGGGAAATAATGAATCGCTTCAGTGCTTCTAATTGATATCGAAAAGGAATTCAAGGAAGAGTACAGAGTCCTTCGAGTTCGTACCAATATGAATTGACGAAAGTCTCTCCCGCTTGCGATGTCGATCAGATTCAACATGAGCTGGTTGAATCTTCCGTGAAAGGTTGAAGCCACATAATCAAACGTAAATCTGAACTGTGGGATCTGGGGAGCTTCCCTGAAAGGATTAATTAATCAAGTTAGGGAATGACTAGTTTAAGCGGGATCTTGTGGGACGATTCTGACATGATTTATGGTATTGCAAACGAGGTCAAGAGAAGCACCAGTTGAAGATCTCTGCGGCCTTGTGCCATATGAAGGTCACCAGCATCGCTGTGATGGAGATATGACACAGGAGGGTCACGAAATTGTACTCCACGACCTCGAACAGAAACCATATCAACGTCGTCCCGGCCAAAAGCGCCGCCGAGACGTTTCTGTTCCTCCACAGCAATATATCTGCCACTGCATGGTCAAAGGCCGGCAAAAAATCACGGAGCGATACACGAGGATCCAAGACCTTGATGCAGGACAACAGGCGCAAAGACGCTGGAGGGAACAACTTATTGTGGAGAGGCTAATGAGAAAAACCTAGTCAACCTCTGATACTTCCCTCCAGACTCTCAGGCAGATTGAGTGCTTTTCTATGTGATCCGCTGATCGAGATGAAGGTAAGGATATAGATTGATAACATTCAAGAATGATAAACCTTGTCCTGAAATAATCAAGGTTTTATGCGGCAAATTTATGTGAGAACCTTACATAAGACGACTGAAAAAAGGCCCTAAATCATTCTTTGTTCAGTAGCTTTTCCTGAGAATATAGGACGAGAGTGCATGCTCGGCAAGGACTTTCGGAAAGATCTCAAAAAACTCAATAATCAATTCAAATGCACCATCGATTAAATCTTCAATATGCCCTATAAAGTATAGAGGTACTTGTATATACGGTCGCTGGCTACCTGGGCCTCCGCCAAACACTTCATGTATCGACCTTGTACGATCGAACAGTTTTCCCGGAGGAGTGTCGGCATCAGAATCGGATTCGTAAACTGGCATCTTTTTCAAGGAGTTGGGATGAGTTTGATTTTGTGTAGGGATGTGACGATATAGTACAATCCAGCTGTGTTATATATGAAGCACAACGATTCAAAGCTTGATAGGAAAGTAAACTTAGTAATAAAAGAAGCAAGGAATGCCTTTAGAGTCTGGCCTTCGAACTTAGCTTTGCATGTCCGCTACCCTGAAAATTATTCTATCGTGTTATATGGCCTCTAACTTTGAAAAACACCATCTCTTTTGCGCCTATGTTATATAAGAAATTGAGAAGGAAGCATCAAAAGGGAATAATGAAAAAGGTTTATAAAGACCCAACAAAAGGTTTAAGCAAGAAACAAGCATATTTGACACCGAAACTTGATCAGGGGCCAAGGCAAAAAGCTATTTGAGGTGCTAACTTGATGGATAAGTCACATGTCAAGAAATTATTGAAGTGCTCTCAAGTTTTGTGCGACGGTATTTTTTGCATTAATGAGAATGCAGAGAATACtagtatatatatgtatatatcttTAAAAGATGTGATTGATATCAATCCAAACATTACACCTTCAACAAGGGGCATCGAATCTTCTGTCTTACGCTCTTTTTGCAATGATTCTTATAATGTTGGATGACATTTTTCGGTCTAAAATACATGTAAAAATTCATGAGAGAGGCAGCAAAAGAAATTCGGTAGAGCATGAGTCACTGTGCATTAGGGTAGTAGTTTCTACATGATCTTCAAAAAGAGCTATTCATAAGAAAAGAGGGAGCCGGTCAGATCTTGGAAAGAAGAAAGTGCAAAGCCTGGTTTCCTCCACAAGCGTGAACGGGTTTGGCTTAACCTGGGAGCGAATTATTCTTTGTACCCATACGGTGTGATTCTTGTCCTCAAGTCTCCAACGAATCTACAAGATTGCTCCAACGATAAGGGGGCAAAAAAACAGTTTTGCTTTCCATGTTTCTGTCTTTTCTACATCTTTTGTCGTTGAAAGTACCTATCAATGTCCAAAATTTGTTCGATACATGCACATCTGACATGGTTTTCACTGTTTAAAAaagaacttttgaatttttttatcttctttttcatctatttagttaaaatttcttattaaatttCTGACCTATAATGACGATTCAcattttccaaatatatttataagCTCTATTTTTAATGTGCACAAATAACATTTGATTGTGTGCATATTGTTATTTTCATGTCGTTTTCCTTGCATTTGATCAATTAAGTTGATTTAAggaattgtgttttttttttttttttgggggggggtcgGTTTTAAAGGGTGCTTCAATAATGGTTTTCAATGGTGAAAGGATGACTTGCATCGGCGATTGCTGTTCAAAACTTTCCTCAGCGTGAGTTGctttaataaggaaaaaaagtgtAGTAAGAGTCAAAATTAGAGTGCTTGATATCATTGTTGGCGGGCTCCCCTAATCATGATCCACTCTACCTTTTGAATTGCATGCTTGCTCGTTCAATAGGGCTCAATCACTCCCTTAATGATTGTCTTCTCGAGACAGTGGCCTTACAATGATTGCACTTCCATCAACAAATTCAATAGAAGCCACTTCCTCTAAGAATATCAAGATTCTTCACGAAATTCACTAAATTGAACTATATAATAAACGGATCGATTTCCAATTATACATGAcacaataatataaaattcaagtCCGGTTGTACTCTAAATGTCGGATGGAATGAAGCAATGTGGCTAGGTGATTAAAAGAAATGTCTTTAAGCACTTTCTGCTAGTAAAGAAATTTTGAGTACAGCTTCCAACAAAAAGCTACACATTCAcaacatatttatttgaatCAATGTGGCCATGGCTAATGTAAAAACTGCCAGCTCAGAGGCAGACAGTGGACTTTATCCTCCGATCATTTCAGAAGCAAGCAATTCTGTGCCGGGCCTTCGCAATAAAATACATTATAAATGAAAAGCTAATTGATGATCATCATATAGAATGATCTCTGGTACAGGTATATATGGGCGAACCAGTGATGAGGAACTCGCCATGATTGCCCAAATTTACTCATAGCAGCATCACCGAAAGCACAAGAATGGTGCTTAAAAGCTGCCTCCACGCTTCCATGCTTGGCCATCATTACCAAGGTAAGTCAACTGCTTCACACTGAGCGGGGTTTAcctgcaattttcttttttcttttttttttccagtaacTCCTGAAACGCAAAGGGTTTTCTCTATCATTTATGGTTAGAGCCATATGGGAAAATGGCACCTCCTCAATTCACTTAGGATATCTTTGTTCTTTAATAATATGATTTGCAATTCAGCAAATTATGCTTTACTGTTGCAAGTAGATCTTTGCCTTttccaagtacatttgcaaggACTGAAATTGGAAGGGAACAGGTAACCTTAAaggaactctttttttttatctccagGTAGACGACTTTCTGAAAAATGATCAGTGTTCCGTCCTAAATATAATTAGATTAGACTGTGCGGCCGACAAATCTTTCCGAAACTTTAATACTCTTGTTATTCTTATTAAGCATTCTCAAAACAATAGATAAGGATTTACTGCTTTCAGAAAGTGCGAAAAAGCCAAGATGCTTTAGGTATTCCCCTCGACAACTAGTTAGTGTTTTCCATTGTGTTTTTTATGCTATCATGATCATATTCTTTTGTTGGATTCAGATAGGAATCGCCAAAACCAACTAATGAGCCAGGTTTGCATTAGCAGGAAGTAAGCAATT
The sequence above is drawn from the Eucalyptus grandis isolate ANBG69807.140 chromosome 11, ASM1654582v1, whole genome shotgun sequence genome and encodes:
- the LOC104425802 gene encoding reticulon-like protein B9, producing the protein MPVYESDSDADTPPGKLFDRTRSIHEVFGGGPVADILLWRNRNVSAALLAGTTLIWFLFEVVEYNFVTLLCHISITAMLVTFIWHKAAEIFNWEAPQIPQFRFTFDYVASTFHGRFNQLMLNLIDIASGRDFRQFILAITVLYVLSVIGSCFSFLNLLYLGLFCMETLPFLYDRFEEEVDMLVGRMAREIRRLYRRFDAHFLNKIPRGPVKEKKTR
- the LOC104425801 gene encoding uncharacterized protein LOC104425801; the encoded protein is MNRVLRNASFYARGLLLLRPPPSKPAGAALSPSPSPFSEWARPLPRFYSSENGSSGETPPTDAPEAGPDNPPEAKEVAVDAAAQKKEAALVDVKNVSNKELKMSIEKYFKGDEEALPSILEAILHRKLAGKHAETDDELTEELRMQPIDDVKDTEFESDFEDLYQTDEEVENLYNARDIVMNRMMQDEYFNMDDKKWDDMIEEAVRHGYLRDTKECEEVLEDMLSWDKLLPDEMKKEVEEKFNELGDMCERGELQPEEAFEQFKKFEDEMVMKYAKMMEKEVPQFDETAVPDKKKDLDDPPGEGPILRWQTRVVFAPGGDAWHPKNRKVKMAVTVRELGLSKYQFRRLRELVGKRYNPGKDELMITSERFEHREENRKDCLRTLLSLIEEAGKANKLVDDARASYVKDRLRANPAFMERLRAKTEKMRASSTVAV